Proteins co-encoded in one Acidovorax sp. 69 genomic window:
- a CDS encoding acetyl-CoA C-acyltransferase, translating into MSASPQDPIVIVGAARTPMGSLQGDFSSLAAHDLGGAAIKAAIERAGVSPDAVGEVLFGNCLMAGQGQAPARQAAFKGGLPKGAGAVTLSKMCGSGMKAAMMAHDMLLAGTHDVMVAGGMESMTNAPYLLQKGRGGYRLGHDRIFDHMMLDGLEDAYEAGRSMGTFGEDCAAKYQFTREQQDAFATASVQRAKAATESGAFAAEIVPVTVKTRAGETVISVDEGPGKVKLEKIATLKPAFKKDGTITAASSSSINDGAAALVMMRESTAKKLGCTPLARIVSHATHAQEPEWFATAPLGATQKALTKAGWKSEDVQLWEINEAFAVVPMALMKELDLPHDKVNVNGGACALGHPIGASGARIMVTLIHALKARGLTKGLATLCIGGGEATAVALELV; encoded by the coding sequence ATGTCCGCATCCCCCCAAGACCCCATCGTCATCGTCGGCGCCGCTCGCACCCCCATGGGTTCGCTGCAGGGCGACTTCTCCAGTCTGGCCGCGCACGACCTGGGCGGCGCGGCCATCAAGGCGGCCATCGAGCGTGCCGGTGTGTCGCCCGATGCCGTGGGCGAAGTGCTGTTCGGCAACTGCCTGATGGCCGGCCAGGGCCAGGCGCCCGCACGCCAGGCAGCCTTCAAGGGCGGACTGCCCAAGGGCGCTGGCGCGGTCACCCTCAGCAAGATGTGTGGCTCCGGCATGAAGGCCGCGATGATGGCGCATGACATGCTGCTGGCCGGCACGCATGACGTGATGGTGGCGGGTGGCATGGAGAGCATGACCAACGCGCCCTACCTGCTGCAAAAGGGCCGCGGTGGTTACCGCCTGGGCCATGACCGTATCTTCGACCACATGATGCTCGACGGCCTGGAAGACGCGTACGAGGCGGGCCGCTCCATGGGCACCTTTGGCGAAGACTGCGCCGCCAAGTACCAGTTCACGCGAGAGCAGCAAGATGCGTTTGCCACCGCCAGCGTGCAGCGCGCCAAGGCAGCCACCGAGTCCGGGGCGTTTGCGGCCGAGATCGTGCCCGTCACTGTCAAGACCCGTGCGGGCGAAACCGTGATTTCGGTGGATGAAGGCCCAGGCAAGGTCAAGCTCGAAAAGATCGCCACCCTCAAGCCCGCCTTCAAGAAGGACGGCACCATCACGGCGGCCTCCAGCTCCAGCATCAACGACGGCGCCGCTGCGCTGGTCATGATGCGCGAGTCCACCGCCAAAAAGCTCGGTTGCACACCCTTGGCCCGCATCGTGAGCCATGCCACCCACGCGCAAGAGCCCGAATGGTTTGCCACCGCGCCGCTGGGTGCCACGCAAAAGGCACTGACCAAGGCGGGATGGAAGTCTGAAGACGTGCAGCTGTGGGAGATCAACGAAGCCTTTGCCGTGGTGCCCATGGCACTGATGAAAGAGCTCGACCTGCCGCACGACAAGGTCAACGTGAACGGCGGCGCCTGCGCGCTGGGTCACCCCATCGGTGCCAGCGGCGCGCGCATCATGGTGACGCTGATCCATGCGCTCAAGGCACGCGGCCTGACCAAGGGCCTGGCCACGCTGTGCATCGGCGGCGGTGAGGCCACGGCCGTCGCCCTGGAACTGGTCTGA
- a CDS encoding DUF695 domain-containing protein, with translation MTSPPSAIAAFWREFSDAEASLKALPLRERVEAANAVIERHLTGLALEMSGDADDVLLDLIVTAHGGIENFPLLMQMVAAAPPLPGYRVRAFRERTTQPDFPIGMDGFELATSDVLIACGQDDGQAALEIRFGREIPEDYRDHACNMAFIMLDHVLGEYDFAVKVGAVDFVENASDPRTPWTPLSEFAQVFDRYWIDTLGRTSNFPDGEHDWSGMTLSFGGQDGDGGAEDMAIVMINRSANPVAMRADLTYALTLDLAVGNRDELAAVQNLQDQAATLLELPQLGIMAYTMTRAGRRQAVYYVGDVPLAQQALAPLLLRDEAGSLELTTRFDPAWAGYFEFAAHCP, from the coding sequence ATGACCTCCCCACCTTCCGCAATCGCCGCGTTCTGGCGCGAATTTTCCGATGCCGAAGCGTCGCTCAAGGCCCTGCCGCTGCGAGAGAGGGTGGAGGCGGCCAACGCAGTCATCGAGCGCCACTTGACGGGCCTGGCGTTGGAAATGTCCGGCGACGCAGACGACGTGTTGCTGGACCTCATCGTCACGGCCCATGGCGGCATTGAGAACTTTCCGCTGCTGATGCAGATGGTGGCTGCCGCACCCCCATTGCCAGGTTATCGGGTGCGCGCTTTCCGCGAGCGCACCACGCAGCCTGACTTTCCCATCGGCATGGACGGATTCGAGCTGGCGACCTCCGACGTACTGATCGCCTGCGGGCAAGACGACGGGCAAGCCGCACTGGAGATCCGTTTTGGCCGCGAAATCCCCGAGGACTACCGGGACCACGCGTGCAACATGGCGTTCATCATGCTCGACCATGTGCTGGGTGAATATGACTTTGCCGTGAAGGTGGGGGCGGTGGATTTTGTGGAGAACGCCTCAGACCCCCGGACCCCGTGGACCCCTTTGAGCGAGTTTGCGCAGGTGTTCGACCGCTACTGGATCGACACGCTGGGGCGCACCAGCAACTTCCCCGATGGAGAACACGACTGGTCGGGCATGACCCTGTCGTTCGGCGGGCAGGACGGCGATGGCGGTGCGGAGGACATGGCCATCGTCATGATCAACCGCAGCGCCAACCCGGTGGCCATGCGCGCAGACCTCACGTACGCGCTGACCCTGGACCTGGCTGTGGGCAACCGTGATGAACTGGCCGCCGTGCAGAACCTGCAAGACCAGGCGGCCACCCTGCTGGAGCTGCCGCAACTGGGCATCATGGCTTACACCATGACACGCGCCGGGCGCCGCCAAGCCGTGTATTACGTGGGGGATGTGCCACTGGCCCAACAAGCGCTGGCGCCCCTGCTGCTACGCGATGAGGCCGGGTCGCTGGAGCTGACCACCCGCTTTGATCCTGCGTGGGCCGGCTATTTCGAGTTTGCTGCGCATTGCCCGTGA
- a CDS encoding SDR family oxidoreductase gives MKSILVIGASRGIGLELVRQYTEAGRRVIATVRDDAGRERVQALGAEALTVDVANPASVSGLAWQLDGEKIETAWYVAGVIRRPNALTPPTQQDFDAVMHTNVLGAMQTLPQVAPLVANEQGVFAFLSSSMSQIGSVPNSGSWLYRTSKAALNMAVAAAQHDYPGATLITIDPGWVQTDMGGEGAALTVEDSVRGLRATVAGVTAADKGRLLHHDGRRAAHW, from the coding sequence ATGAAATCCATACTCGTCATTGGTGCATCGCGCGGCATCGGACTGGAGCTGGTGCGCCAGTACACCGAGGCAGGCCGCCGTGTGATTGCCACTGTGCGCGACGACGCGGGCCGTGAGCGTGTTCAGGCCCTGGGCGCCGAGGCACTGACCGTGGACGTGGCCAACCCCGCCAGCGTGAGCGGGCTGGCCTGGCAACTCGACGGCGAAAAGATCGAGACCGCCTGGTATGTGGCGGGGGTTATCCGCCGCCCCAACGCGCTCACGCCGCCCACGCAGCAGGACTTTGACGCGGTCATGCACACCAACGTGCTGGGCGCCATGCAGACGCTGCCGCAGGTGGCGCCCCTGGTGGCCAACGAGCAGGGCGTTTTTGCCTTCTTGTCCTCGTCCATGTCGCAGATCGGCAGCGTGCCGAACAGTGGCTCGTGGCTGTACCGCACCAGCAAGGCGGCGCTGAACATGGCGGTGGCGGCGGCCCAGCACGATTACCCGGGCGCTACGCTCATCACCATCGACCCCGGCTGGGTGCAGACCGACATGGGCGGCGAAGGCGCTGCGCTCACGGTGGAGGACAGCGTGCGCGGCCTGCGCGCCACCGTGGCGGGCGTGACCGCCGCCGACAAGGGCCGCCTGTTGCACCACGACGGCCGCCGTGCCGCGCATTGGTAA
- a CDS encoding acyl-CoA dehydrogenase family protein — protein MLLTQDQEMIRDAVRDFAQEQLWPHAARWDKEHHFPKEAHQGLAALGAYGICVPEEFGGAHLDYVTLALVLEEIAAGDGGTSTAISVTNCPVNAILMRYGNPQQKRDWLTPLAQGQMLGAFCLTEPHVGSDASALRTTAVKQGDEYVINGVKQFITSGKNGHVAIVIAVTDKGAGKKGMSAFLVPTSNPGYVVARLEDKLGQHSSDTAQINFDNCRIPAENLIGAEGEGYKIALGALEGGRIGIAAQSVGMARSAFDAALAYSKERESFGTAIFNHQAVGFRLADCATQIEAARQLIWHAAALRDAGRPCLKEAAMAKLFASEMAEQVCSAAIQTLGGYGVVNDFPVERIYRDVRVCQIYEGTSDVQKIIIQRALA, from the coding sequence ATGCTGCTGACCCAAGACCAGGAAATGATCCGCGACGCCGTGCGCGACTTTGCACAAGAACAGCTGTGGCCCCACGCCGCGCGCTGGGACAAGGAACACCACTTCCCCAAGGAAGCCCACCAGGGCCTGGCCGCGCTGGGCGCTTACGGCATCTGCGTGCCAGAAGAATTTGGTGGCGCCCATCTCGACTACGTCACGCTCGCGCTGGTGCTTGAAGAGATTGCCGCTGGCGACGGCGGCACCAGCACCGCCATCAGCGTGACCAACTGCCCCGTCAACGCAATCCTCATGCGCTACGGCAACCCGCAGCAAAAGCGCGACTGGCTCACGCCGCTGGCCCAAGGCCAGATGCTGGGTGCGTTCTGCCTGACCGAGCCACATGTGGGTTCTGACGCTTCGGCGCTGCGCACCACGGCCGTGAAGCAGGGCGATGAATACGTGATCAACGGCGTCAAGCAGTTCATCACCAGTGGCAAGAACGGCCATGTGGCCATCGTCATCGCCGTCACCGACAAGGGCGCGGGCAAGAAGGGCATGAGCGCCTTCCTGGTGCCCACCAGCAACCCCGGCTACGTGGTGGCAAGGCTGGAAGACAAGCTCGGCCAGCACAGCAGCGACACGGCCCAGATCAATTTTGACAACTGCCGTATTCCGGCCGAGAACCTGATCGGCGCCGAGGGCGAGGGCTACAAGATCGCCCTGGGCGCGCTCGAAGGCGGGCGCATCGGCATCGCCGCGCAGAGCGTGGGCATGGCGCGCAGCGCGTTTGATGCGGCGCTGGCTTACTCGAAAGAGCGCGAAAGCTTTGGCACCGCCATCTTCAACCACCAGGCCGTGGGTTTCCGTCTGGCCGACTGCGCCACGCAGATCGAAGCCGCACGCCAGCTCATCTGGCACGCCGCCGCGCTGCGCGATGCCGGGCGCCCCTGCCTGAAAGAAGCCGCCATGGCCAAGCTGTTTGCCAGCGAGATGGCCGAGCAGGTGTGCAGCGCCGCCATCCAGACGCTGGGCGGCTATGGCGTGGTGAATGACTTTCCGGTGGAGCGCATCTACCGCGACGTGCGCGTGTGCCAGATCTACGAAGGCACGAGCGACGTGCAGAAAATCATCATTCAGCGCGCATTGGCCTGA